In Rhodamnia argentea isolate NSW1041297 chromosome 11, ASM2092103v1, whole genome shotgun sequence, one genomic interval encodes:
- the LOC115747297 gene encoding 2-C-methyl-D-erythritol 4-phosphate cytidylyltransferase, chloroplastic, giving the protein MMSQTMVGGFSSLTLWPPSSSNSSCGRTQFRRQPLLLRRSARAGAIQSRRTAKFVPSSARVHCSGKDDNSFTVVREGSVSVVLLAGGKGKRMGASMPKQYLPLLGQPIALYSFYTFSQMREVKEIIVVCDPSYKDIFEDTKEKVQVDVKFTLPGKERQDSVYSGLQAVDSGSELVCIHDSARPLISHGDIEKVLKDGWENGAAVLGVPVKATIKEANSESFVVRTLDRKTLWEMQTPQVIKPSLLKRGFELVNREGLEVTDDVSIVEHLRHPVYVTEGSYTNIKVTTPDDLLLAERILNMDVGGPSP; this is encoded by the exons ATGATGTCTCAAACAATGGTCGGAGGCTTTTCCTCTTTGACCCTCTGGCCTCCTTCCTCCAGCAATTCCAGCTGCGGCAGGACCCAGTTTCGCCGGCAGCCTCTCCTTCTCCGACGCTCTGCCCGAG CAGGTGCCATTCAGTCCCGACGAACAGCTAAATTTGTTCCCTCCAGCGCGAGAGTTCATTGCTCTGGTAAAGATGACAAC AGCTTCACAGTTGTGAGGGAGGGTAGCGTCTCGGTCGTTCTTTTGGCTGGAGGGAAGGGCAAGAGGATGGGT GCGAGCATGCCAAAGCAGTATCTTCCACTTCTTGGCCAGCCAATTGCTTTGTACAG CTTTTATACTTTTTCACAAATGAGAGAGGTGAAGGAAATTATTGTAGTTTGTGATCCATCGTACAAAGACATATTTGAAG ACACCAAAGAGAAGGTTCAAGTGGATGTTAAATTTACACTGCCTGGGAAGGAGAGACAGGATTCGGTCTACAGTGGCCTTCAG GCCGTTGATAGTGGGTCTGAGCTTGTCTGCATTCATGATTCTGCAAGACCTCTTATATCACATGGAGACATAGAAAAG GTACTTAAAGATGGCTGGGAAAATGGAGCTGCTGTTCTTGGGGTTCCTGTTAAAGCTACCATCAAAGAG GCAAATAGTGAATCATTTGTTGTGAGAACGCTGGATCGAAAAACACTTTGGGAGATGCAAACACCTCAG GTGATCAAGCCTTCGCTGCTTAAGAGAGGCTTTGAACTAGTCAATAG AGAAGGCCTTGAAGTGACTGATGATGTATCTATCGTGGAGCACCTCAGGCATCCTGTATATGTCACTGAAGGATCTTACACCAACATCAAG GTCACGACTCCTGATGATCTGCTATTAGCGGAGAGAATATTGAACATGGACGTCGGAGGGCCATCGCCATAA